The following proteins are co-located in the Undibacter mobilis genome:
- a CDS encoding ABC-F family ATP-binding cassette domain-containing protein, translating to MIRLDNISKQNGHQILFIEASAALHRAEKVGLVGPNGAGKSTLFRMITGQEAPDEGQVVVDRGVTIGYFSQDVGEMAGRSAVAEVMDGVGPVSEVAAELKELETAMADPDRADEMDTIIERYGEVQQRFSELDGYALDARAREVLAGLSFTQEMMDGDVGKLSGGWKMRVALARILLMKPDAMLLDEPSNHLDIESLIWLEKFLKDYDGMLMMTSHDREFMNRIVNKIVEIDGGALTSFSGNYEFYEQQRALNEKQQQAQFERQQAMLAKEIRFIERFKARASHAAQVQSRVKKLDKIERVEPPRRRQSVSFDFPPAPRSGEDVAILKDVGKAYGNRRIYEGLDFSIRRQDRWCVMGVNGAGKSTLLKLIAGTAEPDGGTVTVGGSVKMGYFAQHAMDLLDGERTVFEQLEYTFPQASIGSLRSLAGCFGFSGDDVEKKCRVLSGGEKARLVMAIMLYDPPNFLVLDEPTNHLDMATKEMLIEALSKYEGTMLFVSHDRHFLAALSNRVLELTPDGVHAYGGGYTEYVARTGYEAPGLQG from the coding sequence ATGATCCGCCTCGATAACATCAGCAAGCAGAACGGCCACCAGATCCTGTTCATCGAGGCCTCGGCTGCGTTGCACCGCGCGGAGAAGGTCGGCCTTGTCGGCCCCAACGGCGCTGGCAAATCGACCTTGTTTCGCATGATCACCGGGCAGGAGGCGCCGGACGAGGGGCAGGTGGTCGTCGATCGCGGCGTCACCATCGGCTATTTCAGCCAGGATGTCGGCGAGATGGCGGGCCGCAGCGCCGTCGCCGAAGTGATGGACGGTGTCGGCCCGGTCAGCGAAGTCGCCGCCGAGCTCAAAGAGCTGGAAACGGCCATGGCCGATCCAGACCGCGCTGACGAGATGGACACAATCATCGAGCGCTACGGCGAAGTGCAGCAACGCTTCTCCGAACTGGACGGCTATGCGCTGGACGCCCGTGCGCGCGAAGTGCTGGCCGGCCTCAGCTTCACGCAGGAGATGATGGACGGCGATGTCGGCAAGCTTTCAGGCGGCTGGAAGATGCGCGTCGCGCTGGCCCGTATTCTGTTGATGAAGCCCGACGCCATGCTGCTCGACGAGCCCTCGAACCATCTCGACATCGAGAGCCTGATCTGGCTCGAGAAATTTCTCAAGGACTACGACGGCATGCTGATGATGACGTCGCATGACCGTGAGTTTATGAATCGCATCGTCAACAAGATCGTCGAGATCGATGGCGGTGCGCTGACGTCCTTTTCCGGCAATTACGAATTCTACGAGCAGCAGCGCGCGCTGAACGAGAAGCAGCAGCAGGCGCAGTTCGAGCGCCAGCAGGCGATGCTGGCCAAGGAAATCCGCTTCATCGAGCGCTTCAAGGCGAGGGCGTCGCATGCCGCGCAGGTGCAGAGCCGGGTGAAGAAGCTCGACAAGATCGAGCGCGTCGAGCCGCCGCGCCGGCGCCAGAGTGTCAGTTTCGATTTTCCGCCCGCGCCGCGCTCCGGTGAGGACGTCGCTATCCTCAAGGACGTCGGCAAGGCCTACGGTAACCGCCGCATCTACGAAGGCCTCGACTTCTCGATCCGGCGGCAGGATCGCTGGTGCGTCATGGGCGTCAACGGGGCCGGCAAATCGACCTTGCTCAAGCTCATCGCCGGCACGGCCGAACCCGATGGCGGCACTGTCACGGTCGGCGGCAGCGTGAAGATGGGTTACTTCGCCCAGCACGCCATGGACCTGCTCGACGGCGAGCGCACGGTGTTCGAACAGCTCGAATACACGTTCCCGCAGGCCAGCATCGGCTCGCTGCGCTCGCTGGCCGGCTGCTTCGGATTCTCCGGCGACGACGTCGAGAAGAAATGCCGCGTTCTGTCCGGCGGCGAAAAGGCGCGTCTGGTGATGGCCATCATGCTCTACGATCCGCCGAATTTCCTGGTGCTCGACGAGCCGACCAACCATCTCGACATGGCGACCAAGGAAATGCTGATCGAGGCGCTGTCGAAATACGAAGGCACCATGCTGTTCGTGTCGCACGACCGGCATTTTCTCGCCGCGCTGTCGAACCGCGTGCTCGAGCTGACGCCCGATGGCGTCCACGCCTATGGCGGCGGCTACACCGAATACGTCGCCCGCACGGGCTACGAAGCGCCGGGTTTGCAGGGCTGA
- the hflX gene encoding GTPase HflX: MELRDRDKSADLLTPSGSGSGRALVIEPYLRGHGGAAADTRTPDARLEEAMGLARAIDLDVVEGGLVPLQAVKPATYIGSGKVDEIAGLVKGHEASVVIMDCPISPVQQKNLEKAWNAKVIDRTGLILEIFGRRARTKEGALQVEHAHLTYQKGRLVRSWTHLERQRGGFGFLGGPGETQIEADRRMLSERIGKIESDLEKVKRTRKLHRESRKRVPYPIVALVGYTNAGKSTLFNRMTAASVLSADMLFATLDPTLRSIDLPHGTRIILSDTVGFISDLPTMLVAAFRATLEEVIEADIILHVRDMSHEDTGAQSADVAKVLGELGIEPTDRRIIEVWNKIDALDAEGRERIHNLAARQAPERAPIVVSALTGEGIDDLTGAIENRLGESRQTLSVTLDGTDGAGLSWLYRHTEVLDKTTDEEGHVSVTVRATPDKAGQVRAKFAL, translated from the coding sequence TTGGAACTGCGTGATCGCGACAAGAGTGCGGACCTGCTGACTCCCTCTGGGTCAGGCAGCGGACGCGCGCTTGTCATCGAACCCTATCTGCGTGGTCATGGCGGCGCCGCGGCCGACACCCGCACGCCCGATGCGCGCCTCGAAGAGGCCATGGGGCTGGCGCGCGCCATCGACCTCGACGTCGTCGAGGGCGGTCTGGTGCCGCTGCAGGCGGTCAAGCCCGCAACCTATATCGGCTCCGGCAAGGTCGATGAGATTGCCGGTCTGGTGAAAGGCCACGAGGCTTCCGTGGTGATCATGGATTGCCCGATTTCTCCGGTGCAGCAGAAGAACTTGGAGAAGGCCTGGAACGCCAAGGTCATCGACCGCACCGGTTTGATCCTTGAAATCTTTGGCCGTCGCGCCCGCACCAAGGAAGGCGCGCTGCAGGTCGAGCACGCGCATCTGACTTATCAGAAGGGCCGTCTGGTTCGTTCCTGGACGCATCTCGAGCGCCAGCGCGGCGGCTTCGGCTTCCTCGGCGGCCCCGGCGAAACCCAGATCGAAGCCGACCGGCGCATGCTGTCGGAACGCATCGGCAAGATCGAAAGCGATCTGGAGAAGGTCAAGCGCACCCGCAAGCTGCATCGCGAGAGCCGCAAGCGCGTGCCTTATCCGATCGTTGCGCTGGTCGGTTACACCAACGCCGGCAAATCGACCTTGTTTAACCGGATGACGGCGGCCAGCGTGCTGTCGGCCGACATGCTGTTCGCCACGCTCGATCCCACCTTGCGCTCGATCGATCTGCCGCACGGCACGCGCATCATCCTGTCCGATACCGTCGGCTTCATCTCCGATTTGCCGACCATGCTGGTTGCGGCCTTCCGTGCCACGCTGGAAGAAGTGATCGAAGCCGACATCATCCTGCATGTCCGCGACATGTCGCACGAGGACACCGGCGCGCAGTCGGCGGACGTCGCCAAAGTGCTCGGTGAGCTCGGCATCGAGCCGACCGACCGGCGCATCATCGAAGTCTGGAACAAGATCGACGCGCTCGACGCCGAGGGCCGCGAGCGTATCCACAATCTCGCCGCCCGGCAGGCCCCGGAGCGCGCGCCGATCGTCGTCTCCGCGCTGACCGGCGAGGGCATCGATGACCTCACGGGGGCAATCGAAAACCGGCTTGGCGAAAGTCGGCAGACATTGTCAGTGACGCTCGACGGCACTGACGGGGCCGGCCTGAGCTGGCTCTATCGCCATACCGAAGTTCTCGACAAGACCACGGACGAGGAGGGCCATGTGTCGGTCACCGTCCGCGCGACGCCCGACAAGGCCGGACAGGTGAGGGCGAAATTCGCGCTGTAG
- the hfq gene encoding RNA chaperone Hfq, which yields MAAERAQNLQDTFLNHVRKAKIPLTIFLVNGVKLQGVVTWFDNFCVLLRRDGHSQLVYKHAISTIMPGHPIQLFEGGEEPLTPEKA from the coding sequence ATGGCCGCCGAAAGAGCGCAGAACCTTCAAGACACGTTTCTCAATCACGTCCGCAAGGCAAAGATTCCGCTGACCATCTTTCTGGTCAACGGCGTGAAACTGCAAGGCGTCGTCACCTGGTTCGATAACTTCTGCGTCCTGTTGCGTCGGGACGGGCATTCGCAGCTTGTCTACAAGCACGCGATCTCGACCATCATGCCCGGACATCCGATCCAGTTGTTTGAAGGCGGCGAAGAGCCGCTGACGCCGGAAAAGGCATAA
- a CDS encoding D-amino-acid transaminase has product MSRIAYVNGRYLPHAEAGVSIDDRGFQFADSVYEVCEIIGGKLVDERRHMARLQRSLDLLNMARPLTERALAVVMRETIRRNRVVNGVVYVQVSRGAIRRDFPFPPEGTPPTLVVTARSNDLSKIEARADKGIAVVTVPDERWRHVDIKSVSLLPNVLAKQAARDKGAQEAWLVDAKGYVTEGASSSAWIVTRDGVLVTRPLAGEILPGVTRSVVLDLVAEQGLGFEERAFTVEEAYAAREAFITSASQSVMPVTQIDGRPVGNGAPGLVARGLRRDYHSKAEFT; this is encoded by the coding sequence ATGTCCCGCATTGCTTACGTCAACGGCCGCTATCTGCCGCATGCCGAAGCCGGCGTGTCCATCGACGACCGCGGCTTCCAGTTTGCCGACAGCGTCTACGAGGTCTGCGAGATCATCGGCGGCAAACTGGTTGACGAGCGCCGCCACATGGCGCGCCTGCAGCGTTCGCTCGATCTGTTGAATATGGCGCGACCGCTCACCGAGCGCGCGCTGGCGGTCGTCATGCGCGAGACCATCCGCCGCAACCGCGTCGTCAACGGCGTCGTTTACGTGCAGGTATCGCGCGGCGCCATACGGCGCGACTTTCCGTTTCCGCCGGAGGGTACGCCGCCGACTCTGGTCGTCACCGCGCGCAGCAACGATCTGAGCAAGATCGAGGCCCGCGCCGACAAAGGCATTGCCGTCGTCACCGTGCCGGATGAGCGCTGGCGCCATGTCGATATCAAATCGGTGTCGTTGCTGCCGAACGTACTGGCCAAACAGGCCGCGCGCGACAAGGGCGCGCAGGAGGCCTGGCTGGTCGACGCCAAGGGCTACGTTACCGAGGGTGCGTCATCGTCAGCCTGGATCGTCACCCGGGACGGCGTGCTGGTGACGCGGCCGCTTGCCGGCGAGATCCTGCCGGGCGTGACCCGTTCGGTGGTGCTCGATCTGGTCGCAGAGCAGGGGCTGGGTTTTGAGGAACGGGCCTTCACGGTCGAGGAGGCCTATGCAGCCCGAGAGGCCTTCATCACTTCGGCCAGCCAGTCGGTTATGCCGGTGACGCAGATCGATGGCCGGCCCGTGGGGAACGGCGCCCCGGGCCTTGTCGCGCGCGGTCTGCGCCGTGACTATCACAGCAAGGCCGAGTTCACCTGA
- a CDS encoding sigma-54-dependent transcriptional regulator translates to MAAEILIVDDEADIRDLVAGILEDEGFTARTARNSDDAMASIVTRRPHLIFLDIWLQGSKLDGLQLLTILKSEHPEIPVVMISGHGNIETAVAAIKQGAYDFIEKPFKADRLVLVAERALETSRLKREVRQLKQLAPTPSTLVGRSQAMSSLRQAIDRVAPTNSRVLIVGPSGAGKELAARTMHQLSQRTSGPFIVINAAAITPERMETELFGVEASGTEPRKPGALEEAHGGTLFIDDVADLPRETQNKILRVLVDQTFSRVGGSAKVAVDVRIVASTARNLESAIAQGQFREDLYHRLSVVPVRVPALSERREDIPELIDYFMDQISQSTGLPRRRIGEDAMAVLQSHNWPGNVRQLRNNIERLMILAGGDPDAVIDASMLPQDVGSMVPAMPNGNGGEQLMGLPLRDAREVFEREYLVAQISRFGGNISRTAEFVGMERSALHRKLKALGIG, encoded by the coding sequence ATGGCAGCAGAAATTCTCATCGTCGATGACGAAGCCGATATTCGCGATCTCGTCGCCGGCATTCTCGAGGACGAAGGCTTTACGGCCCGCACCGCGCGCAACAGCGACGATGCGATGGCCTCGATCGTCACGCGGCGGCCGCACCTCATCTTCCTCGACATCTGGCTGCAGGGCTCAAAGCTTGATGGTCTGCAGTTGCTGACCATCCTCAAGTCGGAGCATCCGGAAATTCCGGTGGTGATGATCTCGGGCCACGGCAATATCGAAACCGCGGTCGCCGCCATCAAGCAGGGCGCCTACGACTTCATCGAAAAGCCGTTCAAGGCCGACCGCCTGGTGCTCGTCGCCGAACGCGCGCTGGAGACCTCGCGGCTCAAACGCGAGGTGCGGCAACTCAAACAACTGGCGCCGACGCCATCGACCCTGGTGGGCCGCTCGCAGGCGATGTCGAGCCTGCGCCAGGCGATTGACCGCGTCGCGCCGACCAACAGCCGCGTGCTCATCGTCGGCCCCTCCGGCGCCGGCAAGGAACTGGCTGCGCGCACCATGCATCAATTGTCACAGCGCACCAGCGGGCCGTTCATCGTCATCAACGCTGCGGCCATTACGCCGGAGCGCATGGAGACCGAGCTGTTCGGCGTCGAAGCGAGCGGCACCGAGCCGCGCAAACCGGGTGCGCTGGAAGAGGCGCACGGCGGTACGCTTTTCATTGACGACGTTGCCGATCTGCCGCGCGAAACCCAGAACAAGATCCTGCGCGTGCTGGTTGATCAGACCTTCAGCCGCGTCGGCGGCTCCGCCAAGGTGGCCGTCGATGTGCGCATCGTCGCATCGACCGCGCGCAATCTCGAATCCGCGATCGCGCAGGGGCAATTCCGCGAGGACCTGTATCACCGCCTGTCAGTGGTTCCGGTGCGCGTGCCGGCCTTGTCGGAGCGCCGTGAGGACATCCCGGAGTTGATCGACTATTTCATGGACCAGATTTCGCAGTCGACCGGTCTGCCCAGGCGCCGTATCGGCGAGGATGCCATGGCGGTGCTGCAGTCGCACAACTGGCCCGGCAATGTGCGCCAGCTTCGCAACAACATCGAGCGCCTGATGATTCTGGCCGGCGGCGATCCGGACGCGGTGATCGATGCCTCTATGCTGCCGCAGGATGTCGGCTCGATGGTGCCGGCGATGCCGAACGGCAATGGCGGCGAGCAACTGATGGGCCTGCCGCTACGCGACGCCCGCGAAGTGTTCGAGCGTGAATATCTGGTGGCGCAGATTTCCCGCTTCGGCGGCAACATCTCACGCACCGCCGAATTTGTCGGCATGGAGCGCTCGGCGCTGCACCGCAAGCTCAAGGCGCTGGGGATCGGGTGA